Sequence from the Deltaproteobacteria bacterium genome:
ATGGAAGTTTTGCCCGATCGGTAGGGAGACATGGGGATTTTTGACAAGAAAGAATTAATCGGCTTAGACATCGGGTCAAGTTCCATCAAGGCGGTGGAGTTAGAATTGGGAAAGAAAATCCCAAAACTGAAACATTTCGGGATGATTTCCCTTCCTCCGGAAGCCATCGTGGATGGTGCTTTTATGGACTCGGCCAGCATTGTGGAATCAATTCGGAGCTTAATCGAAGGATTGAAGGTAAAAACAAAAAATGTGGCTGTTTCGATATCCGGACATTCGGTAATCATTAAAAAAATTAATGTCGCCGTCATGTCTGAAGTACAGCTGGAAGAGTCTATTAAGTGGGAGGCAAAACAGTATATCCCCTTTGACATCGAAGACGTAAACTTAGACTTCCAAATTTTGGATGAACCGGCCGGGCAGGATCAGATGGCTGTCCTTTTGGTGGCGGCAAAAAAAGATATGATTAATGACTATACTGCAGTCATCGAGGAAGCGGGTCTTCGCCCCGTAATTGTGGATGTAGATTCTTTCGCCATTGAAAACGCCTACAACTTGAACTACGAATCTCCCGCGGAAGAAGTTGTGGCCCTGGTCAACATCGGGGCAGGCGTTATGAACATCAATATTCTGAAGGAGGGAACTTCAGCGTTCACCCGCGACATCTCCATCGGTGGGCGGCAGATTACCGGGGAGATCCAAAAACGACTGAAGATGACCTACGAGGAAGCCGAAGCCCTGAAGGTTAAAGAAAGAGATTCCGGGCCCCAAAGTGCGGAAGTAGAGAAGATCGTCCAGGGGATAGCCGAACATCTAGCCACTGAAGTCCGAAGATCCTTAGAATTTTATGCAGCCTCTACTTCGGGGGGGGAGATTAAAAAAGTTTTTCTTAGTGGGGGATGTGCCAAAATTAAGATGCTCCCTGGACTGATTGAAGAGCGTATTGGAACACCGGTGGAAGTTTTCAATCCCTTCATGCAAATCGACTGCAACCCAGAAGCGTTTGACCCAGAGTATATCAAACAAATCGCTCCTTTAACAGCTGTAGGAATGGGATTGGCCTTAAGGAGAGAGGGCTTAAAATGATTCGCATCAATCTGCTGCCGGTCCGAGCATTAAAGAAGAAAGAAACTACCCGGCAGATGCTATCGGTCTTTTTTCTGTCCGTGGGCTGTGTAGTTCTGATCACCCTTTTCTTTCATATCTCTCTTTCCAGCCGACTTAACAAAGTTGAAGCCCAGATAACCGTCTATAATGAGGAAATCAAACAACTGAAAATTGATACCAAAGATGTAAATAAATTTAAGGCGGAGAAAGAAGATCTCCAGAGACGCTTGAATATCATTTATACATTACAGCGGGCCAAAACAGGTCCTGTACGCGTGTTGGATGATATGGCTACTTCTCTTCCTGGAAGGCTTTGGTTAACCTCCTTAAAAGAGAAAGACGGGAAAATGGAACTGAAGGGTATCGCCCTGGATAACCCAACGATCGCTAAATTTATGATCAATCTGGAAAAATCAGGGGTAATCAAAAATGTAGAGCTGATCATTTCCCAACAGCTGGAACGGAAAGACGTAAAACTCAAAGAGTTCACCCTTACCTGTAATGTACAGTATGGAAGCTCGCCCAGCGGGCCCACTTCGTGAGGGGAAAACAACGTGACCATTACTTTAGATAGTATTGTCAAACTACCTACCTCCCGGAAGATACTGATCCTGGCTTTGTTTTTGGTTGTGATTCTGGGGCTTTACTTTTATTTGATTTACTTGCCCAAAGCGGAAGTGCTGGAGAAGAAAGTAACGGAGGTGGGTAGGCTGGAAACGCAGGTTCGGGAGCTGCGCATCATCGCCGCCAACATGAAACGTTTCCAGGCGGAAGCCGCCAAGTTGAAGGAAGAGTTGACCTTAGCCATGGCCCAACTTCCCACGAGTAAAGAGATTCCTTCGCTGTTAGCGAATATTTCGAATTTAGGAAAAGAAGCTGGGTTAGAGTTCCTCCTCTTTCGACCCGTTCCTGAGGTGACCCGAGAATTTTACGCCGAGATTCCCGTGGAAATTAAGGTGAAAGGGACTTATAACGATGTAGCGATTTTTTTCGATAAAGTGGGTAAGATGCCCCGCATCGTAAATATCGCCGG
This genomic interval carries:
- the pilM gene encoding type IV pilus assembly protein PilM, producing MGIFDKKELIGLDIGSSSIKAVELELGKKIPKLKHFGMISLPPEAIVDGAFMDSASIVESIRSLIEGLKVKTKNVAVSISGHSVIIKKINVAVMSEVQLEESIKWEAKQYIPFDIEDVNLDFQILDEPAGQDQMAVLLVAAKKDMINDYTAVIEEAGLRPVIVDVDSFAIENAYNLNYESPAEEVVALVNIGAGVMNINILKEGTSAFTRDISIGGRQITGEIQKRLKMTYEEAEALKVKERDSGPQSAEVEKIVQGIAEHLATEVRRSLEFYAASTSGGEIKKVFLSGGCAKIKMLPGLIEERIGTPVEVFNPFMQIDCNPEAFDPEYIKQIAPLTAVGMGLALRREGLK
- a CDS encoding type 4a pilus biogenesis protein PilO encodes the protein MTITLDSIVKLPTSRKILILALFLVVILGLYFYLIYLPKAEVLEKKVTEVGRLETQVRELRIIAANMKRFQAEAAKLKEELTLAMAQLPTSKEIPSLLANISNLGKEAGLEFLLFRPVPEVTREFYAEIPVEIKVKGTYNDVAIFFDKVGKMPRIVNIAGVTMEGVKETFGKWEITTSCTATTFKFIEKEASDLAKDKKSQQEPKGVPPSKK
- a CDS encoding PilN domain-containing protein, yielding MIRINLLPVRALKKKETTRQMLSVFFLSVGCVVLITLFFHISLSSRLNKVEAQITVYNEEIKQLKIDTKDVNKFKAEKEDLQRRLNIIYTLQRAKTGPVRVLDDMATSLPGRLWLTSLKEKDGKMELKGIALDNPTIAKFMINLEKSGVIKNVELIISQQLERKDVKLKEFTLTCNVQYGSSPSGPTS